The following are from one region of the Segatella oris genome:
- a CDS encoding tail fiber domain-containing protein: MIDIKMFARKRAEGTGRGGSTTPWAQSDDVRHALSADKATFAEQADKALQANDAARAAYADKARALAEDSPAYDEFLRKDKEDTAKELINFLKGVTIGDIKISYDEKNGALSLTRVSDTRKAAGLYATGGLTAFGAGTAQGGGSESGGTSYERLDRWNDYTTAKAAAVLSAFLGNDLNERLKRVEAGALTSVDWSIIKNKPTSMPASDVPAWAKAATKPSYAWSEITGKPSAFNPSAHSHSFASLTQKPTTLQGYGITDAASISHTHAFSALTNKPTTVDGYGIVDTFKTHREVNFAPDEAGYYAVMTTKSGIGDDWRHIISMDWSKNDSVNWISQLALPTQRNESVYYRKNEADGKQIKDAKWIKIWDEKNLTKLSQLTDDVVSGKYLSLAGGTLNGNLNILDNKLYAWNISGENSAFNFSHAIRLGHQNYNRCKFFEYGGVFEFYKSDDVQNNDESGAKLLGKITEKGWEGNASTADTINVKGQQNRPLKGTEMPPPGLNVYNIYENGYPFAYGNLLSIKGYGGSELAMQWQANSDVGRMLYRSKRDVGGWSDWATIAYLTDNVASATKLQNMRTLWGQNFDGTGDIIGALGSVTGINNILYFAGNNVGIGTNAPICKLDVNGSARVMEDLSIGGYLNLSNNKGLQLRLKDGTARRALFVSDSNVVYVGSADFPLYTLFEGSELQFNVYNNGWQNALILSRDKNATFYGNVLAQGGVTAYTTSDRRSKENIKAVDSMKIIRSLGGTWQFDYKDTGKHGIGFIAQSVRESMLKSMVYASDDGYLKLNYLDTRLIALALGAAVQVDDKVERLKKRIKVLETEIEQLKGGEK, from the coding sequence ATGATTGATATCAAGATGTTTGCCCGAAAGCGGGCTGAGGGAACCGGCAGGGGTGGCAGCACGACGCCCTGGGCACAGAGTGACGACGTGCGGCATGCACTGTCGGCAGACAAGGCTACGTTTGCAGAACAGGCAGACAAGGCACTGCAGGCAAACGATGCAGCCCGGGCCGCCTATGCCGATAAAGCGCGGGCCTTGGCGGAGGACAGCCCTGCATACGATGAATTCCTGCGCAAGGATAAGGAAGATACAGCCAAGGAATTGATAAATTTCCTCAAAGGAGTCACTATCGGTGACATTAAAATCAGTTATGATGAGAAAAATGGCGCACTTTCACTGACACGTGTTTCGGATACAAGAAAGGCTGCGGGACTGTATGCTACAGGTGGATTGACGGCATTCGGTGCAGGCACGGCACAGGGTGGAGGTAGCGAAAGTGGCGGTACAAGCTATGAGCGTTTGGACCGTTGGAACGACTACACTACTGCAAAGGCGGCAGCCGTCCTCTCGGCGTTCCTCGGTAACGACCTCAATGAGCGGCTGAAACGCGTAGAGGCCGGAGCACTCACCTCGGTGGATTGGTCGATTATAAAAAATAAACCCACGTCCATGCCTGCAAGTGACGTGCCTGCATGGGCCAAGGCAGCGACAAAACCATCATATGCCTGGAGTGAAATCACGGGTAAGCCGAGTGCGTTCAATCCGTCTGCACATTCGCACTCCTTTGCATCGTTGACACAAAAGCCTACGACCCTGCAGGGGTACGGTATCACTGATGCTGCAAGCATATCACACACGCATGCTTTTTCTGCATTGACAAACAAACCTACAACCGTAGACGGCTACGGTATCGTTGATACATTCAAGACGCACAGAGAAGTCAATTTCGCGCCTGACGAGGCTGGCTATTATGCTGTGATGACTACAAAGAGCGGAATTGGCGATGATTGGAGACATATCATTTCGATGGACTGGTCTAAAAATGACAGCGTGAACTGGATTAGTCAACTCGCACTCCCTACGCAGCGAAATGAAAGCGTATATTATCGTAAGAACGAAGCTGATGGCAAGCAAATCAAAGATGCGAAGTGGATAAAAATATGGGACGAAAAGAACCTGACGAAACTGTCCCAGTTGACCGATGATGTTGTAAGTGGAAAATATTTGTCGCTTGCTGGTGGAACGCTTAATGGCAATCTAAATATATTAGACAATAAATTATACGCTTGGAATATATCCGGGGAAAATTCTGCTTTTAATTTTTCACATGCAATTCGTTTAGGACATCAGAATTATAATAGATGTAAGTTTTTCGAATATGGAGGTGTCTTCGAGTTTTACAAGTCTGATGATGTACAGAACAATGATGAAAGCGGTGCAAAACTCCTTGGCAAAATAACAGAGAAAGGCTGGGAGGGTAATGCTTCAACGGCAGATACTATCAATGTCAAGGGACAGCAGAATAGGCCTCTGAAAGGCACGGAAATGCCACCACCTGGACTAAATGTCTATAATATATATGAAAACGGCTATCCTTTCGCGTATGGAAATTTACTGTCGATTAAAGGATACGGAGGAAGTGAGCTCGCTATGCAGTGGCAAGCTAACTCAGATGTCGGAAGAATGTTATATCGAAGCAAAAGAGATGTTGGAGGCTGGTCAGATTGGGCAACGATAGCATATTTAACAGATAATGTTGCTTCTGCAACAAAATTACAGAACATGCGCACATTGTGGGGGCAGAATTTCGACGGTACAGGAGACATTATAGGTGCACTTGGCAGTGTGACTGGTATTAACAACATACTGTACTTTGCAGGAAACAATGTAGGGATAGGTACTAATGCCCCTATCTGCAAACTTGATGTGAATGGCTCTGCCCGTGTAATGGAAGACTTAAGCATTGGCGGATACCTGAATCTTTCAAATAACAAGGGCCTTCAGCTACGTCTTAAGGACGGTACTGCCAGACGCGCCTTGTTTGTTTCAGATTCTAATGTTGTTTATGTTGGAAGTGCAGATTTCCCTCTGTATACGCTTTTCGAGGGAAGCGAGTTACAATTTAACGTGTACAACAACGGCTGGCAGAACGCACTAATTCTTAGTAGGGATAAGAATGCAACTTTTTACGGTAACGTGTTGGCGCAAGGTGGCGTAACGGCCTACACTACGTCCGACAGGCGTTCGAAAGAAAACATCAAGGCTGTAGACAGCATGAAGATCATCCGTAGTCTTGGCGGTACGTGGCAGTTCGATTACAAAGACACGGGCAAGCATGGCATCGGTTTTATTGCGCAGAGTGTCCGGGAGAGTATGTTGAAAAGCATGGTCTATGCAAGCGACGATGGCTATCTGAAACTGAACTACCTTGACACACGACTTATTGCACTCGCGCTCGGAGCAGCAGTGCAGGTGGACGATAAGGTCGAGCGGTTGAAGAAGCGGATAAAAGTGCTTGAAACAGAAATAGAACAATTAAAAGGAGGTGAGAAATGA